From the Phyllobacterium sp. T1293 genome, the window GGGCGGCGCAGGTCAATTCAGGTATTTCGGCCGTGTAAGCAGACGGGCTAACGGACACCTCGGATGATGGGGCGGACTGACAGGCAGCGAGGGATGTCGCAAAGACTGATGCAAGCAGCACCTTGAACGGCGCGGAAGCGGTTGAGGCAATGTTCACCAAGGCGATTCTCTTTTCAATCATGTGATGACCAGACCATCGACATGGTCCGGCTTTCAATAGACGAATGGCAACACGCGCCAGGTTCTGGCACGGTACTGACGATATTCCTCCCCGAAGGCTTCCTCCATCATTCGCTCCTCCGCTCCTATTCTCAGGAAGAACAGGAAGCCGAACCCTGCGAGACCGGAAAGACCGGCAATATAATTGGGCAAAAGCAGGGCCTGGGTCAATGCCATCAGCCAGAAGGCCGAATACATCGGGTGCCGCAAACGTTTGTAGATGCCTGTGGTTATGAGCTTGTGGTCCTGTTTCAATTGCAGCGATACGGACCACATCTGACCGAGTGCCTTATGCGTCAGGCGAAACAGGATCAGAGCGGCGATACCGGCCAGAATGCCAAGGGCTATAAGTACAGGATTTGGGGCGTAAGACGCAAATCTTGGCTGTCCTGTCGCGACATAGAGTGCAGGTATGATGCCAAGGCCAAAGAGAGACACGGCCAGCCGAACAGTATCTGCACCCTT encodes:
- a CDS encoding protein-S-isoprenylcysteine O-methyltransferase; this encodes MISLVVAGKALWVIFIVSWYLLRRPFDRRAQRAKLTVDRRKGADTVRLAVSLFGLGIIPALYVATGQPRFASYAPNPVLIALGILAGIAALILFRLTHKALGQMWSVSLQLKQDHKLITTGIYKRLRHPMYSAFWLMALTQALLLPNYIAGLSGLAGFGFLFFLRIGAEERMMEEAFGEEYRQYRARTWRVLPFVY